From a single Couchioplanes caeruleus genomic region:
- a CDS encoding DUF881 domain-containing protein, protein MEADGPTVRLTAPPPPAVPAAAGPVPEPVTSEPAAAVPEEASRPHVPDPDGPAEPVPAASPETVSEAPAVAPWRRLSSAGALIWVLLALFGFTLVVQLRSNDADSGLASARQEDLVRILSDLEARDQRLQQEISGLEESQRQLTSGVAGRQAALAEAEKRAGELGLLSGTLPAHGPGLKIVIDPKGQPIKASAILNAVQELRGAQGEVMELVGGNGVTVRIVASSYFVDAAGGEIIVDGKQLSGPYTLWVIGVPSTMQTALQIPGGVVESVHQAGGNVTMEQRAAVDVTAVRQPASLQYARPVS, encoded by the coding sequence ATCGAGGCCGACGGGCCGACGGTTCGCCTGACGGCCCCGCCGCCCCCGGCCGTGCCCGCGGCGGCCGGGCCGGTTCCGGAACCGGTGACCTCCGAGCCTGCTGCGGCCGTACCGGAAGAGGCGTCCCGGCCACACGTGCCGGACCCGGACGGGCCGGCCGAACCGGTCCCGGCGGCGTCACCTGAAACGGTGAGCGAGGCGCCGGCCGTCGCGCCGTGGCGGCGGCTGTCGTCGGCCGGGGCGCTGATCTGGGTGCTGCTGGCGCTGTTCGGTTTCACGCTGGTCGTGCAGCTGCGCAGCAACGACGCCGACTCCGGGCTGGCCTCGGCACGCCAGGAGGACCTCGTCCGGATCCTGTCCGACCTCGAGGCGCGCGACCAGCGGCTGCAGCAGGAGATCAGCGGCCTGGAGGAGAGTCAGCGGCAGCTCACGTCCGGGGTCGCCGGGCGGCAGGCGGCGCTGGCCGAGGCGGAGAAGCGGGCCGGTGAGCTGGGCCTGTTGTCCGGCACGCTGCCGGCCCACGGCCCGGGCCTGAAGATCGTCATCGACCCGAAGGGCCAGCCGATCAAGGCGTCCGCGATCCTGAACGCCGTGCAGGAGCTGCGCGGCGCCCAGGGCGAGGTGATGGAGCTGGTCGGCGGCAACGGGGTCACCGTGCGGATCGTGGCGTCGTCGTATTTCGTCGACGCGGCCGGCGGGGAGATCATCGTCGACGGCAAGCAGCTCAGCGGTCCGTACACGCTCTGGGTGATCGGGGTGCCGTCGACCATGCAGACGGCGCTGCAGATCCCCGGTGGGGTGGTCGAATCGGTGCACCAGGCCGGCGGTAACGTGACCATGGAGCAACGCGCCGCGGTCGACGTGACCGCGGTACGACAGCCAGCCAGCCTGCAGTACGCGCGCCCGGTGTCCTGA
- a CDS encoding small basic family protein: protein MIAVLALIAGVVLGIVFHPTVPPALQPYLPIAVVAALDAVFGGVRAKLDGIFDDKQFVVSFIANVVVAALIVYLGDQLGVGGQLSTGVVVVLGVRIFGNVAAIRRHLFRA from the coding sequence ATGATCGCCGTACTCGCCCTGATCGCCGGTGTCGTGCTCGGCATCGTGTTCCATCCCACCGTGCCGCCGGCGCTGCAGCCGTACCTGCCGATCGCGGTGGTGGCCGCGCTCGACGCGGTGTTCGGCGGCGTCCGGGCGAAGCTGGACGGCATCTTCGACGACAAGCAGTTCGTGGTGTCGTTCATTGCGAACGTGGTGGTGGCGGCGCTGATCGTGTACCTGGGCGATCAGCTCGGCGTGGGCGGGCAGCTGTCGACGGGTGTCGTGGTGGTCCTGGGGGTGCGTATCTTCGGCAACGTGGCGGCGATCCGCCGGCACCTGTTCCGGGCGTAG
- a CDS encoding DUF881 domain-containing protein produces MTTPDGGADARQPRFTPDFLTELFRNPLDPGYADAAARRQRGEGPTGVRRQVIKGVSSLTLVALGFLLVVAYQQTMADEPARTQARDTLVDQVQSRREETAQLQERAERLRAEVAGLREQQLGGAAVAKLRGLEAQTGFAPVKGSGARITVGDGPTPIDPVTGERENEARVRDTDLQLAVNALWAAGAEAVAINGQRLTATSAIRQAGEAILVDLRPVTTPYQVVAVGPGSLADDFRDGAAGKFFRALNSKYGMSYDVSDVHGVTLDAATQPNLRQATPSAPAPSAAGSPSKGGR; encoded by the coding sequence ATGACCACGCCCGACGGCGGCGCCGACGCCCGGCAGCCGCGGTTCACTCCTGACTTCCTGACCGAGTTGTTCCGCAACCCCCTGGACCCCGGGTACGCCGACGCGGCCGCCCGCCGGCAGCGCGGTGAGGGGCCGACCGGCGTACGGCGGCAGGTGATCAAGGGCGTGAGCAGTCTCACGCTCGTCGCGCTCGGGTTCCTGCTCGTGGTGGCGTACCAGCAGACGATGGCCGACGAGCCGGCCCGCACCCAGGCCCGGGACACCCTCGTCGACCAGGTGCAGAGCCGCCGTGAGGAGACCGCCCAGCTGCAGGAGCGGGCCGAACGGCTGCGGGCCGAGGTCGCCGGCCTGCGCGAGCAGCAGCTGGGCGGCGCGGCCGTGGCGAAGCTGCGCGGGCTCGAGGCGCAGACCGGGTTCGCGCCGGTCAAGGGCTCCGGCGCCCGGATCACCGTCGGCGACGGGCCCACCCCGATCGACCCGGTGACCGGCGAGCGCGAGAACGAGGCCCGGGTCCGCGACACCGACCTGCAGCTGGCCGTGAACGCGCTGTGGGCGGCCGGCGCGGAGGCCGTCGCGATCAACGGGCAGCGGCTCACCGCGACGTCGGCGATCCGGCAGGCCGGCGAGGCGATCCTCGTCGACCTGCGACCGGTCACCACCCCGTACCAGGTGGTCGCGGTGGGGCCGGGCTCGCTCGCCGACGACTTCCGCGACGGCGCGGCCGGCAAGTTCTTCCGCGCCCTCAACAGCAAGTACGGCATGTCGTACGACGTCTCGGACGTCCACGGCGTCACGCTCGACGCGGCGACCCAGCCGAACCTGCGCCAGGCCACCCCGTCCGCGCCCGCGCCCTCCGCGGCCGGCTCCCCGTCGAAAGGCGGCCGATGA
- a CDS encoding CDP-alcohol phosphatidyltransferase family protein — MSQQAAPMTATNRIWTLPNVISFVRLLGVPLFLYLLLGPHHDVAAVVVLALGGTTDWVDGYVARRMNSVSRLGELLDPFADRLYILATLVGFTVREVVPWWLTAALLLREAVLGVALMVLRRHGYGPPPVHYVGKTGTFVLLGAFPVLLLAEAVPAAESVAGPIGWGLAWWALGLYWAAAVLYLAQTRALLRADRAASAREAVAG; from the coding sequence ATGTCGCAGCAGGCTGCGCCCATGACGGCCACCAACCGCATCTGGACGCTCCCCAACGTGATCAGCTTCGTGCGCCTGCTCGGCGTGCCGCTGTTCCTCTATCTGCTGCTCGGGCCGCACCACGACGTCGCAGCGGTCGTGGTGCTCGCGCTCGGCGGCACCACCGACTGGGTCGACGGGTACGTCGCCCGCCGGATGAACTCGGTGAGCCGGCTGGGCGAGCTGCTCGACCCGTTCGCCGACCGGCTGTACATCCTGGCCACGCTCGTCGGCTTCACCGTGCGCGAGGTGGTCCCGTGGTGGCTGACCGCGGCGCTGCTGCTGCGCGAGGCCGTGCTCGGGGTGGCGCTGATGGTGCTGCGCCGGCACGGGTACGGCCCGCCGCCCGTGCACTACGTCGGCAAGACCGGCACGTTCGTGCTGCTCGGGGCGTTCCCGGTGCTGCTGCTGGCCGAGGCGGTGCCCGCGGCGGAGAGCGTTGCCGGGCCGATCGGCTGGGGCCTGGCCTGGTGGGCGCTCGGCCTGTACTGGGCCGCCGCCGTGCTGTATCTGGCGCAGACCCGGGCCCTGCTGCGCGCCGACCGGGCCGCGTCCGCACGCGAGGCTGTCGCCGGATGA
- a CDS encoding inositol monophosphatase family protein, which yields MSITDRDLVIEAAEAGAAVVRSRYGSALTRFAKSDGDFATTADIEAEAAVIEVLRTARPDDPVLGEESGRTGSGDDDRLWLVDPLCGTLNFAARTMLASVNVALRAGGDVTVAACADPFTNEVFWTGAAAAHVRHGGADRRLTPSAGSGLVDVNLDPPFPNRDVFSAARMLADEGFIARFRPRVVSTTLAVAWVAAGRRAAYVTDGDLRDSVHFAAGIALCRAAGCVVTGIDGEPVHMGAGGLVVAADAPTHAALLALIANQRPPRS from the coding sequence ATGTCGATCACCGACCGGGATCTCGTCATCGAAGCGGCGGAGGCCGGAGCCGCGGTCGTGCGCTCCCGCTATGGATCCGCTCTGACCCGCTTCGCCAAGTCCGACGGCGACTTCGCCACCACGGCCGACATCGAGGCCGAGGCGGCCGTCATCGAGGTTCTGCGGACGGCGCGGCCGGACGACCCGGTGCTGGGTGAGGAGAGCGGCCGCACCGGCTCCGGCGACGACGACCGGCTGTGGCTGGTCGACCCGTTGTGCGGAACCCTGAACTTCGCAGCGCGGACCATGCTCGCCTCGGTGAACGTCGCGCTGCGAGCCGGCGGCGACGTGACGGTGGCCGCCTGCGCGGACCCGTTCACGAACGAGGTGTTCTGGACCGGCGCCGCCGCCGCCCACGTCCGCCATGGCGGCGCGGACCGGCGGCTCACCCCGTCGGCCGGCTCGGGGCTGGTCGACGTCAACCTCGACCCGCCGTTCCCGAACCGCGACGTCTTCTCGGCCGCCCGGATGCTCGCCGACGAGGGATTCATCGCCCGGTTCCGCCCCCGCGTCGTGTCCACCACCCTGGCCGTGGCCTGGGTCGCCGCCGGCCGCCGCGCCGCGTACGTCACCGACGGCGACCTGCGCGACAGCGTCCACTTCGCGGCCGGGATCGCCCTGTGCCGGGCGGCCGGATGCGTCGTCACCGGGATCGACGGAGAGCCGGTCCACATGGGGGCCGGCGGCCTCGTGGTGGCCGCGGACGCGCCGACGCATGCCGCCCTGCTGGCCCTGATCGCGAACCAGCGCCCGCCGAGGAGCTGA
- a CDS encoding vWA domain-containing protein: MTGNRFRYGAWRDGPDPLAPPYDVRAAVDEVGERVLGGDSLRDALRDLLRRGPRDGRGLDDLQARARRLRREALRRGNLDGAVTRAQQLLDQAVAAERDELRGRDDMDARFNEAVLDNLPRSTSRAVEELSEYQWASDEARTLYQQILDGLRREVVEQRFAGMRDALQGRDPATDARVAEMVSDLNDLLGKHARGEDTADAFQEFMAKHGDFFPEKPENVDELIDSLARRAAAAERLMRSLSPQQREELQRLMDQALGDGPLRDQLSELTGNLRALRPNLNWGRGERMRGEQDLGYGDAAAALGEIGDLDDLLDQLGQEHPGATLDDIDVEAVERQLGRGAADDVRRLRELERELRRQGWVTRDDDGLTLSPKALRRLGRTALAQVFKDLSGKQRGEHDLRDAGAAGDLIGSSRRWQFGDEQPLDVVRTIGNAVRRRAGGGVGTVPVRLEPEDFEVAETERRASAVVALCVDLSYSMFADGRWGPMKQTALALSHLVATQFPQDSLQIVGFGRYAMSLSQGELAAIEPDMVQGTNLQHALKLAGRHLRRHPGSEPVVLVVTDGEPTAHLEDDGEAFFTWPTTPETVRLTVQEVDQLTRYGATLNLFMLGEDPGLRRFVDAVAQRSGGRVFSPDVAELGRYVVDDYVRSRRGKR, translated from the coding sequence ATGACCGGCAACCGCTTCCGGTACGGCGCGTGGCGCGACGGGCCGGACCCGCTCGCGCCGCCGTACGACGTGCGGGCCGCGGTGGACGAGGTCGGCGAGCGGGTCCTGGGCGGCGACAGCCTCCGCGACGCGCTGCGCGACCTGCTGCGCCGCGGTCCGCGCGACGGGCGAGGGCTGGACGACCTGCAGGCCCGCGCCCGGCGGCTGCGGCGCGAGGCGCTGCGCCGCGGCAACCTCGACGGCGCGGTGACCCGGGCGCAGCAGCTGCTCGACCAGGCTGTCGCCGCCGAGCGTGACGAGCTGCGCGGTCGCGACGACATGGACGCCCGCTTCAACGAGGCCGTCCTGGACAACCTGCCGCGCTCGACGTCGCGCGCGGTCGAGGAGCTGTCCGAATACCAGTGGGCCAGCGACGAGGCCCGCACCCTGTACCAGCAGATCCTCGACGGGCTGCGGCGCGAGGTCGTCGAGCAGCGCTTCGCCGGCATGCGCGACGCGCTGCAGGGCCGCGACCCGGCCACGGACGCCCGGGTCGCCGAGATGGTGTCCGACCTCAACGACCTGCTCGGCAAGCACGCCCGCGGCGAGGACACCGCGGACGCCTTCCAGGAGTTCATGGCCAAGCACGGCGACTTCTTCCCGGAGAAGCCGGAGAACGTCGATGAGCTCATCGACTCGCTGGCCCGCCGGGCCGCGGCGGCCGAGCGGCTGATGCGCTCGCTCAGCCCGCAGCAGCGCGAGGAGCTGCAACGGTTGATGGACCAGGCGCTCGGCGACGGACCGTTGCGTGACCAGCTGTCCGAACTCACCGGCAATCTGCGCGCGCTGCGGCCCAACCTCAACTGGGGGCGCGGCGAGCGGATGCGCGGCGAGCAGGACCTCGGCTACGGCGACGCGGCCGCGGCCCTGGGCGAGATCGGCGACCTGGACGACCTGCTCGACCAGCTCGGCCAGGAACACCCCGGCGCCACGCTGGACGACATCGACGTGGAGGCGGTGGAACGCCAGCTCGGCCGGGGCGCGGCCGACGACGTCCGGCGCCTGCGCGAGCTGGAACGCGAGCTGCGCCGGCAGGGCTGGGTCACCCGCGACGACGACGGGCTCACGCTGTCACCCAAGGCGCTGCGGCGGCTCGGGCGTACGGCGCTGGCCCAGGTCTTCAAGGACCTGTCCGGCAAGCAGCGCGGCGAGCACGACCTGCGTGACGCGGGCGCGGCCGGCGACCTCATCGGCTCGTCCCGGCGCTGGCAGTTCGGCGACGAGCAGCCGCTCGACGTCGTGCGCACGATCGGCAACGCGGTCCGCCGCCGCGCCGGCGGGGGAGTGGGCACGGTCCCCGTCCGCCTCGAACCGGAGGACTTCGAGGTCGCCGAGACCGAACGCCGCGCCTCGGCGGTGGTCGCGCTCTGCGTCGACCTGTCGTACTCGATGTTCGCCGACGGCCGCTGGGGCCCGATGAAACAGACCGCGCTCGCGCTCTCGCACCTCGTCGCCACCCAGTTCCCGCAGGACTCGCTGCAGATCGTCGGCTTCGGCCGGTACGCGATGTCGCTGTCGCAGGGCGAGCTCGCCGCCATCGAACCGGACATGGTCCAGGGCACCAACCTGCAGCACGCGCTGAAGCTGGCGGGCCGCCACCTGCGCCGCCACCCCGGCTCCGAGCCGGTGGTGCTGGTGGTGACCGACGGCGAGCCGACCGCCCACCTCGAGGACGACGGCGAGGCGTTCTTCACCTGGCCGACGACGCCGGAGACGGTCCGGCTGACGGTGCAGGAGGTCGACCAGCTCACCCGGTACGGCGCCACGCTGAACCTGTTCATGCTGGGCGAGGACCCGGGCCTGCGCCGCTTCGTCGACGCCGTGGCGCAGCGCAGCGGGGGCCGGGTGTTCAGCCCGGACGTGGCCGAGCTGGGCCGGTACGTGGTGGACGACTACGTGCGCAGCCGGCGCGGCAAACGCTGA
- a CDS encoding sigma 54-interacting transcriptional regulator, with protein MTEASTPLVPTPPTDLPRTLGELRAAGHEFRTVKEELRDNLLDRLRRGAQRFPGIVGYDDTVLPEVERALLAGHDMVLLGERGQGKTRLIRGLVDLLDEWTPYISGSELREHPYQPLTPATRRLAAETGDLLPISWLHRSERYGEKLATPDTSVGDLIGDVDPIKVAEGRALGDPDTIHFGLVPRTNRGIFAVNELPDLAERIQVSLLNVLEERDIQVRGYQLRLPLDLLLVASANPEDYTNRGRIITPLKDRFGAEIRTHYPLEVELETDLIRQEAALAAAVPDHLVEVLARYTRAVRESPAVDARSGVSARFAIAAAETVAASALRRAGLRNEREAVARICDAASVTSTLRGKVEFDSGEEGRETEILAHPLRVATAETFRARLAGLDLSGFTDLVAEGSIIETGDLVSAEELLAQIGTVPGLAKVLERLGLGDAPSPGQAAAGVEFVLEGLHLTRRLAKELTDDGRTLYGS; from the coding sequence GTGACAGAGGCTTCCACACCGCTTGTCCCCACACCGCCTACCGATCTTCCGCGCACCCTCGGCGAGCTGCGCGCCGCCGGGCACGAGTTCCGCACCGTCAAGGAGGAGCTGCGCGACAACCTGCTCGACCGGCTGCGCCGCGGCGCGCAGCGCTTCCCCGGCATCGTCGGCTACGACGACACCGTGCTGCCCGAGGTCGAGCGGGCCCTGCTCGCCGGTCACGACATGGTGCTGCTGGGCGAGCGCGGCCAGGGCAAGACCCGGCTCATCCGGGGCCTGGTCGACCTGCTCGACGAGTGGACGCCGTACATCTCCGGCTCGGAGCTGCGCGAGCACCCGTACCAGCCGCTCACCCCGGCCACCCGCCGGCTCGCCGCCGAGACCGGCGACCTGCTGCCGATCTCCTGGCTGCACCGCTCGGAGCGGTACGGCGAGAAGCTCGCCACCCCGGACACCAGCGTCGGCGACCTCATCGGCGACGTCGACCCGATCAAGGTGGCCGAGGGGCGCGCGCTCGGCGACCCCGACACGATCCACTTCGGGCTCGTGCCGCGGACCAACCGGGGCATCTTCGCCGTCAACGAGCTGCCCGACCTGGCCGAGCGCATCCAGGTGTCGCTGCTCAACGTGCTCGAGGAGCGCGACATCCAGGTCCGCGGCTACCAGCTGCGGCTCCCGCTCGACCTGCTGCTGGTGGCCTCGGCGAACCCCGAGGACTACACCAACCGCGGGCGCATCATCACCCCGCTCAAGGACCGTTTCGGCGCGGAGATCCGGACGCACTACCCGCTCGAGGTGGAGCTGGAGACGGACCTGATCCGCCAGGAGGCGGCGCTGGCCGCGGCGGTGCCCGACCACCTGGTCGAGGTCCTGGCCCGCTACACCCGCGCGGTGCGCGAGTCCCCGGCGGTCGACGCCCGTTCCGGCGTGTCCGCCCGCTTCGCCATCGCCGCCGCCGAGACCGTCGCCGCGTCCGCGCTGCGCCGCGCCGGGCTGCGCAACGAGCGCGAGGCCGTGGCCCGCATCTGCGACGCCGCCTCGGTGACCAGCACGCTGCGCGGCAAGGTCGAGTTCGACAGCGGCGAGGAGGGGCGCGAGACCGAGATCCTCGCCCACCCGCTGCGGGTCGCCACCGCCGAGACGTTCCGGGCCCGGCTGGCCGGGCTGGACCTGTCCGGCTTCACCGACCTGGTCGCCGAGGGCTCGATCATCGAGACCGGCGACCTGGTGTCGGCCGAGGAGCTGCTCGCGCAGATCGGCACGGTCCCGGGCCTGGCCAAGGTCCTGGAGCGGCTCGGCCTCGGCGACGCGCCCAGCCCCGGGCAGGCCGCCGCGGGCGTCGAGTTCGTCCTGGAGGGGCTGCACCTCACCCGCCGGCTGGCCAAGGAGCTGACCGACGACGGCCGCACCCTGTACGGGAGCTGA
- a CDS encoding PhzF family phenazine biosynthesis protein: MTDVEILRYAAFSEHESGGNPAGVVLAAAGLSGAEMLGIAADVGYSETAFLTEDRGNGVYRVRYFSPLAEVPFCGHATIGTAVALADRHGPGTYVFVTDAGEVPVAVDEHRRATLTSVGARVAELPEDDLRALLAALRWAPEDLDTALPPRVAYAGAYHPVVAAATRERLAELDYDVPALKALMTGRGWTTVQLVWRESETRFDVRNPFPVGGVYEDPATGAAAAALGGYLRDLWLVPGDAVVEVSQGADMGRPGHLTVTLTPGEAGVRVSGTAVPITG, from the coding sequence ATGACAGACGTCGAGATCCTGCGGTACGCGGCCTTCAGCGAGCACGAGTCCGGCGGCAACCCGGCCGGCGTCGTCCTCGCGGCGGCCGGGTTGTCCGGCGCCGAGATGCTCGGCATCGCCGCGGACGTCGGCTACTCGGAGACGGCGTTCCTCACCGAGGACCGCGGCAACGGGGTGTACCGGGTGCGCTACTTCAGCCCGCTGGCGGAGGTGCCGTTCTGCGGACACGCCACCATCGGCACCGCCGTCGCGCTGGCCGACCGGCACGGCCCGGGCACGTACGTCTTCGTCACCGACGCCGGCGAGGTGCCCGTGGCCGTGGACGAGCACCGGCGCGCCACCCTGACCAGCGTCGGCGCGCGCGTCGCGGAGCTGCCGGAGGACGATCTGCGGGCGTTGCTGGCCGCGCTGCGGTGGGCGCCGGAGGACCTGGACACCGCGTTGCCGCCGCGGGTCGCGTACGCGGGGGCGTACCACCCGGTCGTGGCCGCGGCGACGCGCGAGCGGCTCGCCGAGCTGGACTACGACGTGCCGGCGCTGAAGGCGCTGATGACCGGGCGCGGCTGGACCACCGTGCAGCTGGTGTGGCGCGAGTCCGAGACGCGCTTCGACGTGCGCAACCCGTTCCCCGTCGGCGGCGTGTACGAGGACCCGGCCACGGGCGCCGCTGCCGCCGCCCTCGGTGGTTACCTGCGCGACCTGTGGCTCGTGCCCGGCGACGCCGTGGTGGAGGTGTCGCAGGGCGCCGACATGGGCCGCCCGGGGCATCTGACGGTGACGCTGACGCCTGGTGAGGCCGGCGTCCGGGTGTCGGGCACGGCGGTGCCGATAACCGGTTGA
- a CDS encoding ABC-F family ATP-binding cassette domain-containing protein encodes MSATMIARDLAAGHGDRTLFSGLELVVAPGDVIGLVGVNGAGKTTLLRTLAGLLPVEAGSVTVSPPTATVGYLPQERERRADETVRDFLARRTGVGPAQAAMDAAAESLAAGTAGADDTYAAALERWLALGGADLDERAAQVTADLGLAVALDRPMTALSGGQAARAQMASLLLSRYDVFLLDEPTNDLDLDGLARLEEFVTGLRAGTVVVSHDREFLTRTVTAVLELDLAQQQVNLYGGGYGAYLEERERARRHAREDYEEYADKKAGLEDRARTQRGWMEHGVRNARRKSKDNDKIGRNLRAESTEKQAAKARQTQRLIERLDVVEEPRKEWELRMEIAAAPRAGAVVATLRDAVVRRGAFTLGPVTLQIDWADRVAITGANGAGKSTLLAAVLGRLPLDEGHAHLGPGVVVGEVDQARGLFLGGEPLLRAFGTAVPDLAEADVRTLLAKFGLKAQHVLRPAATLSPGERTRAALALLQARGVNLLVLDEPTNHLDLAAIEQLEAALATYPGTLLLVTHDRRMLDAVHTGRHLEVVDGTVRG; translated from the coding sequence ATGAGCGCCACGATGATCGCCCGGGACCTCGCCGCGGGGCACGGCGACCGCACCCTGTTCAGCGGCCTCGAGCTGGTGGTCGCGCCGGGGGACGTGATCGGCCTGGTCGGTGTCAACGGGGCGGGCAAGACCACGCTGCTGCGCACCCTCGCCGGCCTGCTGCCGGTCGAGGCCGGCAGCGTCACGGTCAGCCCGCCCACCGCCACCGTCGGATATCTGCCGCAGGAGCGCGAGCGGCGCGCGGACGAGACCGTCCGCGACTTCCTGGCCCGGCGCACGGGCGTCGGGCCGGCCCAGGCCGCGATGGACGCGGCCGCGGAGTCGCTCGCCGCGGGGACGGCCGGCGCCGACGACACGTACGCGGCCGCGCTGGAGCGCTGGCTGGCGCTGGGCGGCGCCGACCTGGACGAGCGGGCCGCCCAGGTCACCGCCGACCTGGGCCTGGCCGTGGCGCTGGACCGGCCGATGACCGCACTCTCCGGCGGGCAGGCCGCCCGCGCGCAGATGGCGTCGCTGCTGCTCAGCCGCTACGACGTGTTCCTGCTCGACGAGCCCACCAACGACCTGGACCTGGACGGGCTGGCCCGGCTGGAGGAGTTCGTCACCGGGCTGCGCGCCGGGACGGTGGTGGTCAGCCACGACCGGGAGTTCCTGACCCGTACGGTCACCGCCGTGCTGGAGCTCGACCTCGCCCAGCAGCAGGTCAACCTCTACGGCGGCGGCTACGGCGCGTACCTCGAGGAGCGCGAGCGGGCCCGGCGGCACGCGCGCGAGGACTACGAGGAGTACGCCGACAAGAAGGCGGGCCTGGAGGACCGCGCCCGGACCCAGCGCGGCTGGATGGAGCACGGCGTGCGCAACGCGCGCCGCAAGTCCAAGGACAACGACAAGATCGGCCGGAACCTGCGCGCCGAGTCGACCGAGAAGCAGGCCGCCAAGGCCCGCCAGACGCAGCGGCTGATCGAGCGGCTGGACGTGGTCGAGGAGCCGCGCAAGGAGTGGGAGCTGCGGATGGAGATCGCCGCCGCCCCCCGGGCCGGCGCGGTGGTGGCCACGCTGCGCGACGCGGTGGTCCGCCGGGGCGCGTTCACGCTCGGCCCGGTGACCCTGCAGATCGACTGGGCGGACCGGGTCGCGATCACCGGCGCGAACGGCGCCGGCAAGTCCACCCTGCTCGCCGCCGTGCTCGGGCGGCTGCCGCTGGACGAGGGGCACGCCCACCTGGGGCCGGGCGTGGTCGTGGGCGAGGTGGACCAGGCCCGCGGCCTGTTCCTGGGCGGTGAGCCGCTGCTGCGGGCGTTCGGCACGGCCGTGCCCGATCTCGCCGAGGCCGACGTGCGCACGCTGCTGGCGAAGTTCGGGCTCAAGGCCCAGCACGTGCTGCGGCCGGCCGCGACCCTGTCCCCCGGCGAGCGCACCCGGGCGGCGCTGGCGCTGCTGCAGGCCCGCGGGGTGAACCTGCTGGTCCTCGACGAGCCGACGAACCACCTGGACCTGGCCGCGATCGAGCAGCTGGAGGCGGCGCTGGCGACCTACCCCGGGACGCTGCTGCTGGTCACCCACGACCGGCGGATGCTCGACGCGGTGCACACCGGCCGCCACCTCGAGGTGGTGGACGGCACGGTCAGGGGCTGA